Proteins encoded within one genomic window of Geotalea daltonii FRC-32:
- the lon gene encoding endopeptidase La, whose translation MTQSPEIPDQMNTPAEEGSSGLILASEVLPAGLPIVPLRPRPAFPGLLIPMVVNEPHQLAAIKRAMDSPSRTIGLVMVKDLDKPDSAANLHRIGVAGKIVKIMHSDEESSHFLINTLERFTIEELSEPPDVFFATVRYSYGTELSVNAELKAYSMAVLTTLKELIQINPLYSEEIKLFLGRSSLDDPGRLADFAANLTSADGQELQQVLESFDVRKRIDQILILLKKELEVSRLQSKISKQIEEKISSQQREFFLREQLKAIKKELGLEKEGKTSEIEKFEARLKELKLNPEAERAVNEEIEKLRLLEPSSAEYHVTRNYLDWLTILPWGRFSKDSYNLDKARRILDRDHYGLQDVKERILEFIAVGKMKGDISGSIICLVGPPGVGKTSVGKSIADALGRTFYRFSLGGMRDEAEIKGHRRTYIGAMPGKFIQAMKSAATSNPLLMLDEIDKVGASFQGDPASALLEVLDPEQNASFRDHYLDVPFDLSNVLFIATANQLDTIPAALLDRMEVIRLSGYIMEEKLEIARRYLIPKALKAHGLKPGQVTIRKDALAALIDGWAREAGVRTLENRIKKIMRKAAMEFASGRSEAITVGKKELTEFLGQPIFTTEELFEAVPGVVTGLAWTSMGGATLPIEATAMPSKGKGFRQTGQLGNVMVESSEIAYSYVMAHLKDYGVQEDFFDTHFIHLHVPAGATPKDGPSAGITMATALISMITGKPVRKKLGMTGEFTLTGRVLPIGGVREKTIAARRAGLKTLIFPEVNRKDFNELADYLKEGLEVHFAREYKDVYKVAFGKG comes from the coding sequence ATGACCCAATCACCTGAGATACCAGACCAAATGAATACTCCGGCGGAAGAGGGATCGAGCGGCCTGATCCTGGCCAGTGAAGTCCTTCCCGCCGGACTGCCCATAGTCCCTCTGCGCCCCCGCCCAGCCTTTCCCGGCTTGCTGATTCCCATGGTCGTCAACGAACCCCACCAACTGGCGGCGATAAAAAGGGCCATGGACAGCCCCTCCCGCACCATCGGCCTGGTCATGGTGAAGGATTTGGACAAGCCCGACAGTGCCGCCAATCTTCACCGGATCGGGGTGGCAGGCAAGATCGTCAAGATTATGCACAGCGATGAAGAAAGCTCCCACTTTCTCATCAATACCCTTGAACGCTTCACCATCGAAGAGCTTTCGGAGCCTCCCGACGTTTTCTTTGCCACGGTCCGTTACAGCTACGGTACCGAGCTGTCAGTCAATGCCGAGTTAAAAGCCTACTCCATGGCCGTGCTCACCACCCTCAAGGAATTGATCCAGATCAACCCGCTCTATTCGGAAGAGATCAAGCTCTTCCTCGGCCGCTCCAGCCTTGACGATCCGGGGCGACTGGCCGATTTTGCCGCCAACCTCACTTCCGCCGATGGACAGGAACTGCAGCAGGTGCTGGAAAGTTTCGATGTCCGCAAACGAATCGACCAGATCTTGATCCTTTTGAAGAAAGAGCTGGAGGTTTCACGGCTGCAGAGCAAGATCTCCAAGCAGATCGAAGAAAAGATCAGCAGCCAGCAGCGGGAGTTTTTCCTGCGCGAGCAGTTGAAGGCAATCAAGAAGGAACTGGGGCTGGAAAAGGAAGGTAAAACCAGCGAAATCGAGAAGTTCGAGGCAAGGCTCAAGGAGCTGAAGCTGAACCCGGAAGCGGAACGGGCGGTGAATGAAGAGATCGAAAAGCTGCGCCTCCTGGAGCCATCCTCAGCCGAGTACCATGTGACCCGCAACTATCTGGACTGGCTGACCATTCTCCCCTGGGGGAGGTTCAGCAAGGACTCCTACAACCTGGACAAGGCCCGACGCATCCTCGACCGGGACCATTACGGCCTGCAGGACGTGAAAGAAAGAATTCTCGAATTCATTGCCGTGGGCAAAATGAAGGGAGATATCTCCGGCTCCATCATCTGCCTGGTGGGTCCCCCTGGTGTGGGCAAGACCTCGGTGGGGAAAAGCATCGCCGATGCCCTGGGGCGAACCTTTTACCGCTTCTCCCTGGGGGGTATGCGCGACGAGGCCGAGATCAAGGGGCACCGCCGCACTTACATCGGCGCCATGCCCGGCAAGTTCATCCAGGCCATGAAAAGCGCCGCCACCTCCAATCCGTTACTGATGCTGGATGAGATCGACAAGGTGGGTGCCTCCTTCCAGGGGGACCCGGCCTCGGCCCTTCTGGAAGTGCTCGATCCCGAGCAGAACGCCTCCTTCCGCGACCATTATCTGGACGTCCCCTTCGACCTGTCCAACGTCCTCTTCATAGCCACCGCCAACCAGCTGGACACCATTCCGGCGGCGCTCCTGGACAGGATGGAGGTGATCCGCCTTTCCGGCTATATCATGGAGGAAAAGCTGGAGATCGCCCGCCGCTACCTGATCCCCAAGGCGCTCAAGGCCCACGGCCTGAAGCCGGGCCAGGTAACGATCCGCAAAGATGCCCTGGCGGCACTCATCGATGGCTGGGCCAGGGAGGCAGGGGTGCGGACCCTGGAAAATCGCATCAAGAAGATCATGCGCAAGGCGGCCATGGAGTTCGCCTCCGGCCGCAGCGAAGCCATCACCGTCGGCAAGAAGGAGCTGACCGAGTTCCTGGGGCAGCCCATCTTCACCACCGAAGAGCTCTTCGAGGCAGTGCCGGGCGTGGTCACCGGCCTTGCCTGGACCAGCATGGGGGGCGCTACCCTCCCCATCGAGGCCACCGCCATGCCCAGCAAGGGCAAGGGTTTCCGCCAGACCGGGCAGTTGGGCAACGTCATGGTGGAAAGCTCGGAAATCGCCTATTCCTACGTCATGGCCCATCTCAAGGACTACGGCGTACAAGAGGACTTTTTCGACACCCACTTCATCCATCTGCACGTGCCGGCCGGCGCCACCCCCAAGGACGGCCCTTCAGCAGGCATCACCATGGCCACGGCCCTCATCTCCATGATAACCGGCAAGCCGGTGCGTAAAAAACTGGGTATGACCGGCGAATTCACCCTCACCGGCCGGGTGCTGCCCATCGGCGGCGTCAGGGAAAAGACCATCGCCGCCCGCCGCGCCGGACTGAAAACACTCATCTTCCCCGAGGTCAACCGCAAGGATTTCAACGAGCTGGCCGACTACCTGAAGGAAGGGCTGGAGGTGCACTTCGCCCGGGAATACAAGGATGTGTACAAGGTGGCCTTCGGCAAAGGGTGA
- a CDS encoding DUF898 family protein: MNSPINPHGERKNMPRISITCPHCGFRREMEDSAIPAGVTRATCPKCRQPFPLHDSIDKETSTAPRPPEVQPSPPPINPSAQAADQDKPGQPRPRMLRFSFTGNARDYFGIWIVNTLLKIVTLGIYTAWAKVRKRRYFYGNTLLNDTVFEYLAEPMALFKGWLLAAVFFVLYSVGTNVNPFLAGTLGTVFFLAMPWLIVRSRIFNMRYSSHRNIRFTFQPNYREAYLIFAGLPFLIPFTLGAIIPYMVYRQKKFFVENSGYGRNRCSFDATVKDFYLIFIKAAGLATLIISVFVACSFLLSTVFRDLSPLFLDGSVGKKTTQKGFIAIFFAVMIGINLIYLFFTIYVQTALANLTWQGTRIRNSRFSSTLRVRDMAWLYLSSAAAIFLSLGLLIPWASIRITRYRFENLSLHLKDDMESFLGWGNANVGAAGEEIGDMFGIDIGL, translated from the coding sequence ATGAACAGCCCGATTAATCCCCACGGGGAAAGGAAAAACATGCCGCGCATCAGCATCACCTGCCCCCATTGCGGATTCAGGCGTGAGATGGAAGACTCGGCCATACCGGCAGGGGTGACAAGGGCCACCTGCCCCAAGTGCCGGCAACCCTTCCCCCTGCATGACTCAATCGACAAGGAAACATCCACAGCCCCTCGGCCTCCTGAAGTCCAGCCTTCGCCACCACCCATAAATCCGTCGGCTCAAGCTGCCGATCAGGACAAGCCTGGGCAGCCCCGCCCCAGGATGCTCCGTTTTTCCTTCACCGGCAATGCCCGCGACTATTTCGGCATCTGGATCGTCAACACGCTGCTCAAGATCGTCACCCTGGGCATCTACACGGCCTGGGCAAAGGTGCGTAAACGCCGCTATTTCTACGGCAACACCCTGCTTAACGACACCGTCTTCGAATATCTGGCCGAACCCATGGCCCTTTTCAAGGGATGGCTTCTGGCAGCGGTCTTCTTCGTCCTTTATTCGGTGGGAACAAACGTAAATCCATTCCTTGCCGGCACCCTCGGCACGGTTTTCTTTCTGGCAATGCCGTGGCTGATCGTCCGCTCCCGCATCTTCAACATGCGCTATTCTTCCCATCGCAATATCCGCTTCACTTTCCAGCCCAACTACCGTGAGGCTTACCTGATCTTTGCCGGACTGCCGTTTCTCATCCCCTTCACCTTAGGGGCGATTATCCCGTACATGGTCTATCGCCAGAAAAAATTCTTCGTCGAAAACAGCGGCTACGGTCGAAACCGCTGCAGTTTCGACGCCACCGTCAAGGATTTTTACCTGATCTTCATCAAGGCTGCCGGCCTGGCCACCCTCATCATCTCCGTTTTCGTCGCCTGCAGCTTCCTCTTATCCACCGTGTTCCGGGACCTGTCGCCCCTGTTCCTCGATGGCAGCGTTGGCAAAAAGACCACCCAGAAGGGCTTCATTGCCATCTTTTTTGCCGTCATGATCGGCATCAACCTGATTTATCTCTTCTTCACCATTTACGTGCAGACGGCCCTCGCCAACCTGACCTGGCAGGGGACTCGCATCAGGAACAGCCGTTTTTCCAGTACCCTCAGGGTCCGTGATATGGCCTGGCTCTACCTTTCCAGCGCCGCCGCCATTTTCCTCTCCCTGGGGCTCCTCATTCCCTGGGCATCCATCAGGATAACCCGCTATCGCTTCGAAAACCTTTCCCTCCATCTCAAGGATGACATGGAATCGTTCCTCGGTTGGGGGAATGCCAATGTGGGCGCGGCAGGAGAAGAGATCGGCGACATGTTCGGCATCGATATCGGCCTATGA
- a CDS encoding multiubiquitin domain-containing protein: protein MEREKDQQHDDHGKENVTITIDDNPWTVHRGHHTVAELKTLAGVPLAYDLDRVIDGKFEPLPDDGGVTIKGGEIFISHVKDGSSS, encoded by the coding sequence ATGGAGCGAGAAAAGGATCAGCAGCACGACGACCACGGCAAGGAGAATGTAACCATCACGATTGACGATAATCCGTGGACGGTACACCGAGGGCACCATACCGTTGCAGAGCTTAAGACGCTGGCGGGAGTCCCTCTAGCCTATGACCTCGACAGGGTAATCGACGGCAAGTTTGAGCCATTGCCCGACGATGGGGGTGTCACCATCAAAGGAGGCGAAATCTTCATCAGCCACGTAAAAGACGGCTCGTCGTCCTGA
- a CDS encoding HD domain-containing protein gives MPQFFEIRDPIHGFVKITEWERDIINQPAFQRLRRIKQLAWTDMTYPGATHSRFEHSLGVMHVVTMLFDSICERQHDFLSSRELRYTVGSLERLRCLVRLAALLHDIGHPPYSHAAEETFPIDPETNEPYPHEEYSAAIVKFELADVIENHPSNHFRFKVGDVTAFFTNGACRECLLWKDLLSSQMDGDRMDYLLRDSHHAGVNYGKYDLNRIVATIRLIERPDSDGYTMGIDEDGIHAAEGLILARYMMFTQLYFHKTRVIYDYHLVEALKEILTECGGHFPLPTSADDIKEYLKWDDWRVGGAISEGKGGTHGQILKNRHHFRLLHQTSEIPSIPELEDIDRLEGVLAPLGAIRKNAEKSWYKFKQLNDEILVLSNSGSARSSVLPLSVRSPVVQGLKSVNQSRIYVPIDKRDEAIEILKRQQGEGT, from the coding sequence ATGCCACAGTTTTTCGAAATTCGCGACCCTATTCATGGCTTCGTAAAGATTACGGAGTGGGAACGGGACATCATTAATCAACCTGCCTTTCAACGGCTACGCAGGATTAAGCAACTTGCGTGGACCGACATGACATATCCTGGTGCTACACATTCTCGATTCGAACATTCACTGGGGGTTATGCATGTAGTGACAATGCTCTTTGATTCGATCTGCGAGAGACAGCACGATTTTCTTTCCAGTCGTGAATTGCGGTATACAGTAGGTTCGTTGGAAAGGCTTCGCTGTCTCGTTCGATTAGCGGCTCTCTTACATGACATCGGTCATCCACCTTATTCGCATGCTGCCGAAGAAACTTTTCCGATTGATCCTGAAACTAATGAGCCGTACCCCCATGAAGAGTATTCTGCTGCTATAGTTAAATTTGAACTTGCAGACGTTATTGAAAATCATCCTTCGAACCATTTTCGCTTTAAAGTAGGTGATGTCACCGCTTTTTTCACAAATGGAGCATGTAGAGAATGCTTGTTGTGGAAAGACCTTCTGTCTAGCCAAATGGATGGTGACAGAATGGACTACCTCTTGCGAGATTCGCATCACGCTGGAGTGAATTATGGCAAGTATGACCTAAACCGAATTGTAGCGACCATACGTCTTATAGAACGCCCCGACTCTGATGGCTACACCATGGGCATTGATGAGGATGGAATTCATGCAGCTGAGGGCTTAATTCTTGCACGGTACATGATGTTTACACAGTTATATTTCCACAAGACGAGGGTCATTTACGACTACCATCTTGTAGAGGCCTTGAAGGAAATATTGACCGAATGTGGAGGTCATTTCCCTTTGCCAACAAGTGCCGACGACATTAAAGAATACTTGAAATGGGACGATTGGAGAGTTGGTGGAGCAATATCAGAAGGTAAAGGCGGCACCCATGGGCAGATCTTAAAAAATCGCCATCACTTCAGATTGTTGCATCAGACATCTGAAATACCTTCTATCCCAGAACTTGAAGACATTGATCGGCTTGAAGGTGTGTTGGCACCATTAGGAGCCATTAGGAAAAACGCCGAAAAGTCCTGGTACAAATTCAAGCAGCTGAATGACGAAATCCTTGTTCTGTCGAACTCCGGAAGTGCCAGATCGTCTGTTCTGCCTCTTTCCGTAAGATCGCCAGTAGTACAAGGTTTGAAGTCCGTCAACCAAAGCAGAATATACGTGCCCATCGATAAACGAGATGAGGCAATTGAGATTCTAAAAAGACAACAAGGGGAGGGGACCTGA
- a CDS encoding ImmA/IrrE family metallo-endopeptidase — MPKMVRDITGKFNQRPHYEPRELDMECEKIICDFLRTLYGQVSFPVSTDDLTKLVEKFASSFDQYADLSEYGANVDGLTEFYAKGKPKVSVAARLSESSTYENRFRTTMTHELFHAIFHDYLYKMELVSPASKNGALQICKRDDIMSKSKASGATDWMEWQAGYACGAFLMPASFLKKTVEAYCTVANVTNPISQSNPRSDELIEAVMSAFQVSKDAARVRLLVTNHLQ; from the coding sequence ATGCCGAAAATGGTTCGCGACATAACTGGTAAGTTCAATCAACGGCCACATTACGAACCGCGCGAACTTGATATGGAATGTGAGAAAATTATCTGTGATTTTCTCCGCACCCTTTACGGCCAAGTCTCATTTCCTGTCTCAACCGATGATCTAACCAAACTCGTTGAAAAATTTGCATCTTCCTTCGATCAGTACGCTGATCTTTCAGAATATGGTGCTAACGTTGATGGCCTCACCGAGTTTTACGCGAAGGGAAAGCCGAAAGTTTCGGTTGCGGCAAGGCTTTCCGAATCTTCTACATACGAGAATCGGTTCAGGACAACCATGACGCATGAACTGTTTCACGCAATTTTCCATGACTATCTCTATAAAATGGAACTGGTTTCTCCAGCGTCAAAGAATGGTGCCTTGCAAATTTGCAAGCGTGACGACATCATGTCCAAGTCAAAAGCCTCCGGTGCCACCGACTGGATGGAGTGGCAAGCGGGTTATGCTTGTGGAGCGTTCTTGATGCCTGCCTCTTTTCTTAAAAAGACCGTTGAGGCATACTGCACCGTGGCGAACGTGACAAACCCGATAAGTCAATCAAATCCTCGAAGCGATGAACTCATTGAAGCGGTTATGTCCGCTTTTCAGGTCTCAAAAGACGCTGCACGGGTCCGGTTGTTGGTTACAAACCACCTGCAATAA
- a CDS encoding M48 family metallopeptidase — protein sequence MTVIQGYYYDGKHSGRRSVTLTRDQADLRLQGDGVDVRYPLASIKKSPPLGNVRRSLRFTDGTLCELLSDDNLHELLDGSDHPLQRFISRWERSMPLVLLALVLTIGAIIGFIKYGVPLITRQVVQAIPPASEVRLGKESLGFLDKYLMQPSKLTADRRQQVKAIFEGMKKDLPRSQAYRLEFRSSDRIGANAFALPGGLIVVTDGMVELAQTDEELEGVLAHEAGHQYARHALRHVLQSTGSGLLIAAVTGDITSITTLSATLPTTLINAGYSRDFENEADDAAVSYLVRKGIEPKVYAGMLGRLQSEQDKKVGRDKKTQVWTPADLFATHPSTTERMRRVLGWKSELKLPKGG from the coding sequence ATGACGGTAATTCAGGGATATTATTACGACGGCAAGCACTCGGGTCGCCGCTCGGTCACCCTGACACGGGACCAGGCCGACCTGAGACTGCAGGGGGACGGGGTGGATGTGCGTTATCCCCTTGCCTCCATCAAAAAATCACCTCCCCTCGGCAATGTGCGTCGCTCCCTGCGTTTTACCGATGGAACCCTCTGCGAGCTCCTCAGCGATGACAATCTCCATGAATTGCTGGATGGCAGCGACCATCCGCTGCAGCGGTTCATCAGCCGCTGGGAACGCAGTATGCCTCTGGTTCTGCTGGCACTGGTCCTGACCATTGGCGCCATCATCGGCTTCATCAAATACGGCGTCCCCCTCATTACACGGCAGGTGGTCCAGGCTATCCCCCCCGCCTCCGAAGTGAGACTGGGAAAGGAATCCCTGGGGTTTCTCGACAAATACCTCATGCAACCGTCCAAGCTCACGGCAGACAGGCGCCAGCAGGTAAAGGCAATTTTTGAGGGGATGAAAAAGGATCTGCCCCGGTCACAGGCCTACCGTCTGGAATTCCGGTCCAGTGACAGGATCGGCGCCAATGCCTTCGCCCTCCCCGGGGGCCTCATCGTCGTTACTGACGGTATGGTGGAACTGGCACAGACCGATGAAGAGCTGGAAGGTGTCCTTGCCCATGAGGCTGGACACCAATACGCCCGCCACGCCCTGCGCCACGTTCTGCAGAGCACCGGCAGCGGCCTCCTCATTGCCGCCGTCACCGGCGACATCACCTCCATTACCACCCTCTCCGCCACCCTCCCCACCACATTGATCAACGCCGGCTATTCAAGGGACTTCGAAAACGAGGCGGATGATGCCGCCGTCTCCTACCTGGTCAGGAAAGGGATAGAGCCGAAGGTGTACGCCGGCATGCTGGGCAGGCTCCAGTCCGAGCAGGACAAAAAGGTGGGGAGAGATAAAAAGACTCAAGTCTGGACGCCGGCCGACCTTTTCGCCACCCATCCCTCCACGACCGAGAGGATGAGACGAGTCCTGGGCTGGAAAAGTGAACTCAAACTGCCGAAGGGAGGTTGA
- the cdd gene encoding cytidine deaminase, translating to MLNSSDTTYLSLLEKADSARENAYCAYSNFKVGAALLTKSGNIIFGSNVENASYGLTNCAERSAIFAAISRGIKPQEIDAIAISATGENFSPCGACRQVIFEMGSQIAVIFRFNGKVVIERISDLLPYSFTITINGQ from the coding sequence ATGCTCAATTCATCGGATACAACTTATCTGAGTCTGCTTGAAAAGGCAGACTCAGCAAGGGAAAATGCTTACTGCGCTTATTCCAATTTCAAAGTTGGCGCGGCTCTGTTAACCAAGTCTGGTAACATTATTTTTGGGTCTAACGTTGAAAATGCCTCATATGGACTAACAAACTGTGCAGAAAGATCTGCAATCTTTGCAGCGATATCACGAGGTATTAAGCCTCAGGAAATTGATGCCATAGCTATTAGTGCAACAGGTGAAAACTTTTCTCCTTGTGGTGCTTGTAGACAGGTTATTTTTGAAATGGGGTCTCAAATAGCTGTAATTTTCAGGTTTAACGGTAAAGTTGTAATTGAACGCATTAGCGACCTGCTCCCGTACAGTTTCACGATAACTATCAATGGCCAATAA
- a CDS encoding HesA/MoeB/ThiF family protein, whose translation MCDDRYDRQSFLGENSQAKIAACTVGIIGLGGGGSHVAQQLAHVGFQKYVLYDPDMPEDSNLNRLIGATVRDVKNKVPKVQIARRVIRGLQPRAKIQMIRERWQDNPLPLGNCDIIVGCVDGYKGRHELETFSRRHLMPYIDIGIDVVQVDPQPPVLSGQVIASLPGGPCMWCLGFLTEKKLAAEAKKYGDAGHNPQVVWANGVVASAAVGIAVDLVTGWTGSAQDVVYLSYEGNSGLVLPHKRLTVVDRSCQHFPHDQVGEARFIPL comes from the coding sequence ATGTGTGACGACAGATACGACAGGCAGTCCTTTTTGGGAGAGAATTCACAGGCTAAGATTGCAGCATGTACCGTCGGGATCATTGGCCTTGGTGGTGGCGGGTCGCATGTAGCCCAACAGCTTGCGCATGTGGGATTTCAGAAATATGTTCTGTATGACCCGGACATGCCGGAAGACTCGAACCTCAATCGGCTAATTGGCGCAACGGTTAGGGACGTAAAAAATAAAGTTCCAAAGGTCCAAATCGCCAGAAGGGTCATACGCGGACTACAGCCGAGGGCTAAAATCCAAATGATAAGGGAGCGCTGGCAAGACAACCCACTCCCGCTCGGGAACTGTGACATCATTGTCGGTTGTGTGGATGGATATAAAGGGCGACATGAGTTGGAAACTTTTTCCCGCCGCCACCTCATGCCGTACATCGACATCGGAATTGATGTGGTTCAGGTTGATCCCCAACCGCCAGTCTTAAGCGGTCAGGTGATTGCATCTCTTCCCGGTGGTCCGTGTATGTGGTGCTTGGGTTTCTTAACGGAAAAGAAACTCGCCGCCGAAGCGAAAAAGTATGGCGACGCGGGGCACAATCCGCAGGTGGTTTGGGCGAATGGGGTGGTTGCCTCTGCCGCAGTTGGTATTGCGGTCGATTTAGTGACGGGGTGGACTGGATCGGCTCAAGATGTTGTTTACTTGTCGTATGAGGGCAATTCAGGATTGGTGCTACCGCACAAGCGATTGACTGTCGTGGATAGGTCATGTCAGCATTTCCCGCATGATCAGGTGGGAGAGGCAAGGTTTATTCCACTGTAG
- a CDS encoding DNA-methyltransferase, which yields MHMIEAVETIQNQPAIDYNVPVNIVTGDVRQRLSELPEKMFRCCVTSPPYWGLRDYGAEDQIGSEMTVEEYISDLTAVFREVRRVLADDGTFWLNIGDSYTSGNRTWRDPDKKNPARGMTYRAPTPEGLKPKDLIGIPWKLAFALQLDGWYLRSDIIWNKPNCQPESVKDRPTRSHEYVFLLTKSEKYFYNWEAVREPAKTTKHYRSKRTVWDINTEPFSEAHFAVFPPGLVEPCLMAGSEPGDFILDPFFGSGTVGVVCLRLGRKCVGVELKPEYVEIAKKRLQPEANLFLPQEVIRVA from the coding sequence ATGCATATGATTGAAGCGGTTGAAACTATTCAGAATCAACCGGCAATAGACTATAATGTACCGGTAAACATTGTTACGGGAGACGTGCGTCAACGCCTGTCCGAGCTTCCCGAAAAAATGTTCCGTTGCTGTGTTACCAGTCCACCGTATTGGGGCCTTCGCGACTACGGAGCCGAAGATCAAATCGGCTCTGAGATGACAGTTGAAGAATACATAAGTGACCTGACAGCTGTATTCCGCGAAGTTCGAAGGGTTCTGGCCGATGATGGCACCTTTTGGCTCAATATTGGAGATTCATACACAAGTGGTAACCGGACTTGGCGTGATCCTGATAAAAAAAATCCTGCTAGGGGCATGACATATCGTGCACCAACCCCAGAGGGTTTGAAGCCGAAAGATTTAATCGGCATCCCCTGGAAACTCGCATTTGCGTTGCAATTAGATGGCTGGTATCTCCGGTCTGACATTATCTGGAATAAACCAAACTGCCAACCAGAGTCTGTCAAAGACCGCCCCACTCGGTCACATGAATATGTGTTTTTGTTGACGAAATCCGAAAAGTACTTTTACAATTGGGAAGCTGTTCGGGAGCCTGCAAAAACAACAAAGCATTATCGGAGCAAACGGACGGTATGGGATATCAATACTGAACCCTTCAGTGAGGCTCATTTTGCGGTATTTCCGCCTGGACTCGTTGAACCCTGCTTGATGGCTGGCTCAGAGCCTGGCGATTTTATTCTGGACCCATTTTTTGGGTCAGGGACTGTCGGGGTGGTGTGCTTGAGGTTAGGAAGGAAGTGCGTTGGTGTTGAACTGAAACCAGAATATGTCGAAATTGCAAAAAAACGACTTCAGCCTGAAGCTAATCTATTCCTACCACAAGAAGTAATAAGAGTAGCTTAA
- a CDS encoding phospholipase D family nuclease has product MRPIICVTWLVALCFMPVYAAPIPANGTVEAFFSPTGGCTESIIREINGAQSEVLIQAYSFTSAPIAKAIIAAKRRGVKIEAVLDKSQRSAKYTAATFLTNAGIPLLIDDHHAIAHNKIIIIDRNTLITGSFNFTKAAEEKNAENLLVIKNNQPLILQYLQNFERHRTHSEPYKR; this is encoded by the coding sequence ATGCGTCCCATAATATGCGTCACCTGGCTGGTTGCTCTTTGTTTCATGCCAGTATATGCTGCACCAATTCCCGCAAATGGTACTGTTGAAGCATTTTTTAGCCCGACCGGTGGTTGCACAGAATCCATCATCCGCGAAATCAATGGTGCACAGTCGGAAGTCTTGATTCAGGCTTACTCGTTTACATCTGCTCCGATAGCCAAAGCTATAATTGCCGCAAAGAGGCGGGGGGTCAAAATCGAGGCTGTACTGGACAAAAGCCAGCGGTCGGCGAAGTATACTGCGGCAACATTTCTCACAAATGCCGGTATTCCACTGTTGATAGATGATCACCATGCCATAGCACACAACAAAATTATCATCATAGACCGGAATACGTTGATTACCGGCAGCTTCAACTTTACCAAGGCAGCGGAGGAAAAGAACGCTGAGAACCTTTTAGTCATTAAAAACAACCAACCCCTTATATTGCAATACCTTCAGAACTTCGAACGTCATAGAACCCACTCAGAGCCTTACAAGCGCTAG
- a CDS encoding helix-turn-helix domain-containing protein codes for MQSKNVSFGTYIAEVRKAKTMSQKEVAAKLDISPQYLNDIEHDKRSPSSPQLIDLLATTLEISADYLSYLAGRIPEEVKERKLDPVTFEKAMVAFRKATEKK; via the coding sequence ATGCAGTCAAAAAATGTCAGCTTTGGAACTTATATAGCCGAAGTACGCAAGGCAAAGACGATGAGTCAGAAGGAAGTTGCTGCAAAGCTGGATATTTCCCCGCAATACCTGAACGATATTGAACATGATAAACGGTCCCCATCCTCTCCGCAGCTTATTGATCTTCTTGCTACTACACTTGAAATAAGTGCTGATTATTTGTCATATTTGGCTGGTAGAATCCCTGAAGAAGTCAAGGAGAGAAAACTTGACCCAGTCACCTTCGAAAAAGCCATGGTTGCATTTCGTAAAGCAACGGAGAAAAAGTAG
- a CDS encoding sll1863 family stress response protein yields MVEDMRVDYQKKLEERLREWKGKIDSLNMSQHQMTAENRAVLNREVKDMLKKKEVMKEKWKALQNSDNHGWALRREELEKASEDLKEALDRVAAHFK; encoded by the coding sequence ATGGTCGAAGACATGCGGGTCGATTATCAGAAAAAACTGGAAGAGCGCCTGCGAGAGTGGAAAGGAAAGATCGATTCCCTGAATATGAGTCAGCACCAGATGACGGCTGAAAACAGGGCTGTTCTGAACAGGGAAGTGAAGGACATGCTGAAGAAAAAAGAGGTGATGAAGGAAAAATGGAAGGCCCTGCAGAACTCGGATAACCATGGATGGGCGCTACGGAGGGAAGAGCTTGAAAAGGCCAGTGAAGATCTGAAGGAGGCGCTGGACCGGGTAGCCGCCCACTTCAAATAG